In Aliiglaciecola sp. LCG003, a genomic segment contains:
- the aroQ gene encoding type II 3-dehydroquinate dehydratase — MKFLLLNGPNLNMLGKREPEIYGSRSLADIVAHLTSIAQQQNIALQHIQSNAEHEIINAIHGAMGKVDFILINPGAFTHTSVAIRDALLSVSIPFIEVHLSNVHAREAFRQHSYLSDVAKGVICGLGEYGYEAALLAAKRFCEK; from the coding sequence GTGAAATTTTTATTACTCAATGGTCCTAATTTAAATATGTTAGGTAAGCGAGAGCCTGAGATTTACGGCTCCAGAAGCTTAGCTGATATTGTGGCGCATCTGACCAGTATAGCGCAGCAGCAAAATATTGCTTTGCAGCATATTCAGTCTAACGCTGAGCACGAAATTATCAATGCTATCCATGGAGCTATGGGCAAAGTTGATTTTATTTTGATAAATCCGGGCGCATTTACACATACCAGCGTCGCTATCCGCGATGCATTATTAAGTGTAAGTATTCCTTTTATTGAAGTACACCTGTCAAACGTCCATGCCAGAGAAGCATTTAGACAACACTCCTATCTTTCAGATGTGGCCAAAGGCGTCATTTGCGGATTGGGCGAATATGGTTACGAAGCTGCATTGTTAGCAGCTAAACGGTTTTGTGAAAAATAA
- the accB gene encoding acetyl-CoA carboxylase biotin carboxyl carrier protein, protein MDIRKIKKLIELVEESGISELEITEGEESVRIHRGSSHVAAPMQYAPQPVAVAAAPVAAAVAAPVAEEVSGHVLKSPMVGTFYRSSSPGSKAFVEVGQKVNVGDTLCIIEAMKMMNQIEADKAGVVKQILVDNQEPVEFDQPMFVIE, encoded by the coding sequence ATGGATATTCGTAAAATAAAAAAATTAATCGAGCTGGTTGAAGAGTCTGGTATTTCTGAATTAGAAATTACCGAAGGTGAAGAATCAGTTCGCATACATCGCGGTAGTTCACACGTTGCCGCGCCAATGCAATATGCACCTCAACCGGTTGCAGTTGCGGCAGCACCTGTAGCCGCAGCAGTTGCTGCACCAGTTGCTGAAGAAGTGTCTGGTCACGTGCTTAAGTCACCTATGGTGGGTACCTTCTACCGTTCTTCATCACCGGGCTCAAAAGCTTTTGTTGAAGTAGGCCAGAAAGTCAATGTTGGTGATACCTTATGTATCATCGAAGCGATGAAAATGATGAACCAAATAGAAGCAGATAAAGCCGGTGTAGTGAAGCAGATTCTGGTCGACAACCAAGAACCTGTAGAATTCGATCAGCCAATGTTTGTCATTGAATAA
- the accC gene encoding acetyl-CoA carboxylase biotin carboxylase subunit yields MLDKVLIANRGEIALRILRACKELGIKTVAVHSTADKDLKHVLLADESICIGRASATESYLNIPRIIAAAEVSNSVAIHPGYGFLAENAEFAEAVEKSGFIFIGPKPETILLMGDKVSAINSMKKAGVPCVPGSDGPLTEDAESNKKIAKRIGYPIIVKAAGGGGGRGMRVVRSEKELINSIAMTKAEAGAAFGNDVVYMEKFLENPRHIEIQVLSDGQGNAIHLGERDCSMQRRHQKVVEEAPAPGINSETRERIGERCRKACIEIGYRGAGTFEFLYENGDFYFIEMNTRIQVEHPVSEMISGVDLIKEQLRIAAGQPLSIEQKDVHLRGHAIECRINAEDPETFMPSPGKINMFHSPGGFGIRWESHIYAGYSVPPHYDSMIGKLIAYGENRDVAIARMRHALDELVIEGIKTNIPLQQSIMADENFFNGGTNIHYLEKKLGLSET; encoded by the coding sequence ATGCTTGATAAAGTTTTAATTGCTAATCGTGGTGAAATAGCACTGCGAATTCTAAGAGCTTGTAAAGAGCTTGGTATCAAGACAGTGGCGGTTCATTCAACTGCCGATAAAGATCTCAAACATGTGTTGCTGGCCGATGAATCCATTTGTATCGGTCGTGCTTCAGCCACCGAAAGCTATCTCAATATTCCTAGAATTATTGCTGCCGCCGAGGTATCTAATTCTGTGGCGATTCATCCTGGCTATGGGTTTTTAGCCGAAAATGCCGAGTTTGCTGAGGCAGTGGAGAAAAGCGGCTTTATATTTATTGGTCCAAAGCCAGAAACTATCTTGCTCATGGGCGACAAAGTTTCAGCTATAAACTCCATGAAGAAAGCCGGTGTGCCCTGTGTTCCAGGCTCTGACGGTCCATTGACTGAAGATGCTGAAAGTAACAAAAAAATTGCTAAACGTATTGGATATCCGATTATCGTTAAAGCTGCCGGTGGTGGTGGTGGTCGAGGGATGCGGGTGGTGAGGTCTGAAAAAGAACTGATCAACTCCATCGCTATGACGAAAGCTGAAGCGGGTGCGGCATTTGGCAATGATGTGGTATACATGGAAAAATTCCTAGAAAATCCACGGCACATCGAAATACAGGTGCTTTCAGACGGTCAAGGCAATGCGATTCACCTAGGAGAGCGGGACTGTTCGATGCAGCGCCGTCACCAAAAAGTGGTGGAAGAAGCCCCGGCACCTGGAATTAATTCTGAAACTAGGGAAAGAATTGGTGAACGTTGCCGTAAAGCCTGTATCGAAATTGGCTATCGTGGCGCCGGGACCTTTGAATTTCTATATGAAAATGGCGATTTCTACTTTATTGAGATGAATACCCGAATTCAGGTGGAACATCCGGTTTCTGAGATGATTTCCGGCGTTGACTTAATTAAAGAGCAACTGCGCATAGCCGCAGGGCAACCTTTGTCCATTGAGCAAAAAGATGTGCACTTGCGCGGACACGCCATCGAGTGCCGAATTAATGCTGAAGATCCTGAGACCTTTATGCCAAGTCCCGGAAAAATCAATATGTTCCATTCCCCAGGTGGATTCGGAATTCGTTGGGAATCTCATATCTATGCTGGTTATAGCGTACCACCGCATTATGATTCGATGATCGGTAAGTTAATCGCTTACGGAGAAAATCGTGATGTTGCTATCGCCCGAATGCGTCATGCATTAGATGAGTTGGTGATAGAAGGAATAAAAACCAATATTCCTTTACAACAAAGTATTATGGCGGATGAAAACTTCTTTAACGGTGGAACTAACATCCACTATCTAGAGAAGAAATTAGGCCTGAGTGAAACTTAG
- a CDS encoding HD domain-containing protein has product MDLLSEQIEFINELDKLKAVQRKTLVQSADNRQENSAEHSWHIALVAQVFAEHAEVGTDMQRVVSMLLIHDIVEIDAGDMFAFAHDDHHQEQALKEIAAANRIFGLLPDSMAETFKSLWFEFEQATSVDARFAKAMDRVLPVFQNMSNGGGSWKIHGVAKQQVLKRNAYLQDSAPALWDYVNQQLDLAVSKGWLTE; this is encoded by the coding sequence ATGGATCTTTTATCTGAGCAAATAGAATTTATCAATGAGTTGGACAAACTAAAAGCAGTGCAACGTAAAACCTTGGTTCAATCCGCTGATAATCGCCAAGAGAACAGTGCCGAACACAGTTGGCATATAGCTCTTGTTGCTCAAGTCTTTGCGGAACATGCTGAAGTAGGCACGGATATGCAGCGAGTTGTGTCGATGTTGTTAATCCACGACATTGTTGAAATTGACGCTGGTGATATGTTTGCCTTCGCCCATGATGATCATCACCAGGAGCAGGCGTTAAAAGAAATAGCAGCGGCTAATCGCATTTTTGGCCTACTACCAGATTCTATGGCAGAAACTTTTAAATCCCTGTGGTTTGAATTTGAGCAGGCAACTAGCGTAGATGCTCGTTTTGCCAAAGCAATGGACCGGGTCCTGCCAGTTTTCCAGAACATGTCAAATGGCGGTGGAAGTTGGAAAATACACGGTGTGGCAAAACAGCAAGTGCTAAAACGAAATGCCTATCTGCAAGACAGTGCTCCAGCCCTTTGGGACTATGTTAATCAACAATTGGATTTGGCCGTTTCGAAGGGCTGGTTAACTGAGTAA